A window of the Oryzias melastigma strain HK-1 linkage group LG11, ASM292280v2, whole genome shotgun sequence genome harbors these coding sequences:
- the si:dkeyp-92c9.2 gene encoding cyclin-dependent kinase 5 activator 1, with amino-acid sequence MGTVLSLSPGARKPGYYDHHHHHHPGSLSHYPSLSSRSLNTQKDRGLKRGQSIFLPALTWKRLVASTKKKSGHPKKGSGGPVALADSLNNNNNIYQKDPLLHLNRENVKKSLSCANLSNYEGPAGLGLGLGYGLGLGQGPAYGHGRSHQLSSVKKVPQGSSSPKRVIVQASTSELLRCLGEFLCCRCYRLKHLSPADPVLWLRAVDRSLLLQGWQDQAFVTPANVVFVYMLCRDVVDGDVVASEHELQAILLTCLYLSYSYMGNEISYPLKPFLVEAGKEAFWDRCLAIINATSAKMLRINADPHFFTQVFAELKSEGGCGPQDYSRVLDR; translated from the coding sequence ATGGGCACCGTGCTGTCGCTGTCGCCGGGCGCCCGTAAACCAGGCTACTAcgaccaccaccaccaccatcacccGGGGTCGCTCAGCCACTACCCCAGCCTGAGCAGCCGCTCCCTGAACACCCAGAAGGACCGCGGCCTGAAGAGAGGCCAGTCCATCTTCCTGCCGGCGCTCACCTGGAAGCGGTTGGTGGCCTCCACCAAGAAGAAGAGCGGCCACCCCAAGAAGGGCTCCGGTGGACCGGTGGCCCTCGCGGACTCtctgaacaacaacaacaacatctaCCAGAAAGACCCGCTGCTGCACCTGAACCGCGAGAATGTCAAGAAGTCTCTGTCCTGTGCCAACCTTTCCAACTACGAGGGCCCAGCAGGACTGGGTCTGGGGCTCGGATACGGACTCGGGCTGGGTCAGGGGCCCGCCTACGGCCACGGCAGATCCCATCAGTTGTCCTCCGTGAAGAAGGTCCCACAGGGCAGCTCCTCCCCAAAGCGCGTCATCGTGCAGGCCTCCACCAGTGAACTCCTGCGCTGCCTGGGCGAGTTCTTATGCTGCCGCTGCTACCGCCTCAAGCACCTGTCTCCGGCCGACCCGGTGCTGTGGCTGCGCGCCGTGGACCgctcgctgctgctgcagggCTGGCAGGACCAGGCCTTCGTCACGCCGGCCAACGTGGTGTTCGTCTACATGCTGTGCCGCGACGTGGTGGACGGGGATGTCGTGGCGTCGGAGCACGAGCTGCAGGCCATCCTGCTCACCTGCCTCTACCTGTCTTACTCCTACATGGGGAACGAGATCTCGTACCCACTCAAGCCCTTCCTGGTGGAGGCGGGGAAGGAGGCTTTCTGGGACCGCTGCCTCGCCATCATCAACGCCACCAGCGCCAAGATGCTGCGCATCAACGCCGACCCGCACTTCTTCACGCAAGTCTTCGCTGAACTCAAAAGCGAAGGCGGCTGTGGCCCTCAGGACTATAGCCGGGTTCTGGATCGATGA